CTacatgggggggaaaagcggaaaaaatggttcacatgtgaagagaaaaatcttcattttgctgcctCTCCCAGCTTGTTCAACAGCATAAGTGAATCAAAAATTTAGCGGTAAGGAGATAAACCTTGTATGCACATTAAGCAAAATAATAACTGCTAAACGTTCGCGTAAATGATGTCATGTCACATATGCTACACCAGCCAAAGAGATAGCCTCACACCCTtaccaaaaataaaatataaaaaaataaaaagtgagaGGAATGTATACGCACAATAGTTGGaataaggaaaatgaaaaaaggagaaggattCAAGTGCGCAAATTGgggaatgcaaaataaaGGCGCCTGAGTATACCCAACACATCACAGTCGTGTGAGAGGAACTCGCTGAACATGCCTCTTTCGAGATTGTGGCAGAGGGCGCAGAAACGACAATCAAGCGGGTGCCCAGCGGAGGTATAGCCAAATGGCTAGGCAAATGAGCGATCAAACGAACTGATGCGTACGCAAAAGGTAAGAAGCGCATATTAGACACCTATATATAAGAAGCCATTTTTGAACCCCCAAACTGGGCCTCTCCTGGTGAACGACCCCCATCAAAATGGAGTTAAACAAGTTTCGCTCCTTCCTTTTAAGGGGAAATATAAGCCACTATGAGCATgtgccaaaaaaggaaaatgcgGACTCTCCCTTCGATGATACCAGTGGAGGGAAGAACAACGACTCCATTCCAGAGGTGACAAAAACAAATACCCATAAACCCATTCATCGATAACaatgaatatttaaataaatataaatacggagtggagaaaaaaaattcaaagatACACCGGTGTTCAAGTATAAGAAGAGGCAGATAAagatcacaaaaaaaaaccaccAATAGATTACCCATTTCCTGTTAGCAAAAGTGTTATTTtcgaaaagaacaaagtaAACAAATCGGAGGATCGTataaacataaattataGTAACATAGCCAGTGACTTATACCCAGAGGAAGGATTTAAGACgccaaac
Above is a genomic segment from Plasmodium cynomolgi strain B DNA, scaffold: 0056, whole genome shotgun sequence containing:
- a CDS encoding hypothetical protein (putative): MELNKFRSFLLRGNISHYEHVPKKENADSPFDDTSGGKNNDSIPEADKDHKKKPPIDYPFPVSKSVIFEKNKVNKSEDRININYSNIASDLYPEEGFKTPNRKKHFSSDWGMLLAHNHELHNFKNTEHDSIIKKDMYALNTKNDIRNKLNLYVERINFPNPKDACTYLAIEAHKCLLTHSFHMNPGVSNQKCVKWLNEYTCS